From one Gemella morbillorum genomic stretch:
- a CDS encoding ankyrin repeat domain-containing protein produces the protein MLFELGADVERVDRYGNSPLHTAASFFHPNTVRFLVEKGANVYLKNDMDQTPLASCLAVCSNLNIPEVAEIADILLQAGDKVTLDMIESVRSDIKMLLQENRGLKEEKKQLDQYKTKGKYGVK, from the coding sequence TTGTTATTTGAGTTAGGGGCTGATGTCGAACGAGTTGATAGATACGGAAATAGTCCGTTGCATACCGCTGCAAGCTTTTTTCACCCGAATACAGTTCGATTTTTAGTGGAAAAAGGAGCAAATGTTTACTTGAAAAATGATATGGATCAAACACCGCTTGCTTCTTGTCTAGCTGTTTGTAGTAATTTAAATATTCCTGAAGTTGCTGAAATTGCGGATATATTATTGCAGGCAGGTGATAAAGTTACGTTAGATATGATAGAAAGTGTTAGAAGCGATATAAAGATGTTATTGCAAGAAAATAGAGGACTAAAAGAGGAGAAGAAGCAATTAGATCAATATAAAACTAAGGGTAAATATGGAGTAAAATAA
- a CDS encoding YjdF family protein produces MEKIAGKLTVFFDNPFWVGVFECVEKNKLSVCRVVFGAEPKDYEVYDFILKNYKNLKFGSSLEVKVKKIKNNPKRLQREVKKQSKQVGIGTKSQLALQKQREEMKLERKTESKKIRELEIQRKFELKQEKRRQKHRGK; encoded by the coding sequence ATGGAAAAAATAGCAGGCAAATTAACGGTTTTTTTTGATAATCCATTTTGGGTAGGTGTTTTTGAATGTGTAGAAAAAAATAAGTTATCAGTATGTAGAGTAGTATTTGGTGCAGAACCAAAGGATTATGAAGTATATGATTTTATTTTAAAAAATTATAAAAATTTAAAGTTTGGTTCAAGCCTAGAAGTTAAGGTTAAAAAAATAAAGAACAATCCTAAAAGATTGCAAAGAGAAGTAAAAAAACAAAGTAAACAAGTAGGGATAGGAACAAAATCTCAGTTAGCATTACAGAAACAAAGAGAAGAAATGAAATTGGAAAGAAAAACCGAAAGTAAGAAAATAAGAGAGTTGGAAATCCAAAGAAAATTTGAATTAAAACAAGAGAAACGCAGACAGAAACATAGAGGAAAATAA